A part of Verrucomicrobiota bacterium genomic DNA contains:
- a CDS encoding N-acetylmuramoyl-L-alanine amidase: MRAKGRAGWRQWSLRLAPWLGAVLVISVVWCVLWPELPGPFEAPVSPPAPVHQLPAGFDTVIIDPGHGGNDTGASAHGLQEKKISLDLARRLAVELRNLGFTVVLTRDDDTYVSLPDRIKFAQSVPGAIFVSLHCNYAHNASARGFQIYHAETKSPAFPATVVQTSAGLEALAISEAQLAGAIKNSLGETLRCDHHEIRTANFFVLRNLDMPALLIECGFLTNPEDAKALTDPAFRTKLTGAIAKGIALYRSSVSVAAVPEAITVGDHPGKAGESL; encoded by the coding sequence ATGCGCGCAAAAGGCAGAGCGGGGTGGCGGCAATGGTCGCTGCGGTTAGCCCCGTGGCTCGGGGCCGTTTTGGTTATCTCCGTTGTCTGGTGCGTTTTATGGCCCGAGTTGCCGGGGCCGTTTGAAGCACCGGTGTCGCCGCCGGCGCCGGTTCACCAGTTGCCGGCAGGATTCGACACCGTCATAATCGATCCCGGTCACGGAGGTAATGACACCGGGGCTTCGGCCCACGGATTGCAGGAGAAAAAGATCAGCCTCGACCTGGCGCGCCGGCTTGCCGTCGAGTTGCGCAACCTGGGCTTTACGGTGGTGCTGACCCGTGACGACGATACCTACGTTTCGTTGCCGGACCGGATAAAATTCGCCCAATCTGTGCCGGGCGCGATCTTTGTCAGCCTCCACTGCAACTACGCGCACAACGCAAGTGCCCGCGGCTTTCAGATTTACCACGCTGAAACCAAGAGCCCGGCCTTTCCGGCAACCGTGGTGCAAACTTCTGCAGGTTTGGAGGCGCTGGCCATCTCCGAGGCGCAACTCGCCGGTGCAATCAAGAATAGCCTTGGTGAGACTTTGCGGTGCGATCATCATGAAATAAGAACCGCTAACTTTTTTGTGCTTCGCAACCTCGACATGCCTGCGTTGCTGATCGAGTGCGGATTTCTGACCAATCCCGAGGATGCAAAGGCGCTCACGGATCCCGCCTTTCGGACGAAGCTGACCGGAGCGATCGCGAAGGGAATCGCTCTCTATCGCTCGAGCGTGTCGGTGGCGGCGGTGCCGGAAGCAATCACGGTTGGGGATCATCCCGGCAAGGCGGGAGAGTCTTTATGA
- a CDS encoding proteasome subunit alpha, with product MIDEPFRWVEAIANRREYIENELSPGSPTIGISYPEGQLLLTFGRDRRKIFEVYDRIAMGAVGHPGDIERLRMSAIELASGEGFTRSSADVSLRRMVTYSFSPALKQAFEQIYGAPYLARVLFAEVGETQETDLFIRLDYDGTIKASNMGIGSRREWFGIIAGTKRAAQQVETYLQGLSPAQSFEDAVEFAVRAWGVGLFSADEDHQELPDADSLRAFLGENLPKYTPEAAVLERKARVTFAPVSFSELEKVVARFCA from the coding sequence ATGATTGATGAACCGTTCCGTTGGGTAGAAGCGATCGCCAACCGGCGCGAATACATCGAAAATGAGCTTTCGCCCGGCAGCCCCACGATCGGAATAAGCTACCCGGAAGGGCAGCTGCTTCTGACGTTTGGCCGGGATCGGCGCAAAATATTCGAGGTTTATGACCGGATCGCGATGGGCGCCGTGGGTCACCCGGGCGACATCGAACGGCTGCGCATGAGCGCCATCGAGTTGGCCAGCGGTGAGGGTTTTACCCGATCTTCCGCAGACGTCTCGTTGCGCAGAATGGTCACTTATTCTTTCAGCCCGGCGTTGAAGCAGGCTTTCGAACAGATTTACGGCGCGCCGTACCTGGCCCGCGTGTTGTTCGCCGAAGTCGGTGAAACGCAGGAAACCGACCTGTTTATCCGCCTTGATTACGATGGTACCATCAAGGCGAGTAACATGGGCATCGGATCGCGGCGAGAATGGTTCGGTATCATCGCGGGAACCAAACGGGCAGCCCAGCAGGTCGAGACTTATCTGCAGGGCCTGTCGCCGGCACAGTCCTTTGAGGACGCAGTTGAATTCGCCGTCAGAGCTTGGGGCGTAGGCCTTTTCAGCGCAGACGAAGACCACCAGGAATTGCCGGATGCCGATTCGCTGCGTGCATTTCTCGGTGAAAACCTTCCTAAGTACACCCCCGAGGCTGCCGTGCTGGAGAGAAAAGCGCGGGTGACTTTTGCCCCGGTGTCATTCAGCGAGCTTGAAAAGGTGGTTGCGCGTTTCTGCGCCTGA
- a CDS encoding proteasome subunit alpha, whose protein sequence is MDFSQRPEGAPRDFPSLLRSQGWLPSVPPAVQRTAAAPVEVQATTILAFKFRDGVLVAGDRRATAGNIVMYDRADKVLEIDRASVMAIAGSPATAWEMARILEHSFQFYRRSQLQEMSVEGKVRALSKLLRENLGMVMQGVGVVVPLFATYDSGSADPAKVYFYDAMGAQFEAADYASSGSGSPAVRSVLYYQNRWGSKRVRELDEESSIRLALQALDTAAEADTATGGVDRSGKIYPIIKTINEKGITTVSDSRLSELYQFGNA, encoded by the coding sequence ATGGATTTTTCGCAACGCCCTGAGGGCGCTCCGCGGGACTTCCCGTCCCTGCTGCGAAGCCAGGGTTGGCTGCCGTCCGTTCCGCCGGCGGTGCAACGGACGGCCGCTGCTCCCGTTGAGGTCCAGGCAACCACCATCCTGGCGTTTAAATTCCGTGATGGCGTGCTGGTCGCCGGGGACCGGCGCGCGACGGCCGGCAATATCGTCATGTATGACCGGGCCGACAAAGTCCTGGAAATCGACCGCGCTTCGGTGATGGCCATCGCCGGTTCGCCGGCCACGGCCTGGGAAATGGCGCGCATTCTGGAGCATTCTTTCCAGTTTTACCGGCGCAGCCAGTTGCAGGAAATGAGTGTGGAGGGCAAGGTGCGCGCCTTGTCAAAGTTGCTGCGCGAAAACCTCGGCATGGTCATGCAGGGAGTCGGCGTGGTCGTACCGCTGTTTGCCACTTATGACTCCGGAAGCGCCGATCCCGCCAAGGTCTATTTTTATGACGCGATGGGCGCTCAGTTCGAAGCCGCCGATTACGCATCCAGCGGTTCAGGGTCGCCCGCGGTCCGCAGCGTGCTTTATTACCAGAACCGATGGGGTTCCAAACGCGTCCGGGAACTTGACGAGGAAAGCTCGATTCGTCTGGCGCTGCAGGCCTTGGACACCGCGGCGGAGGCCGATACGGCGACCGGCGGGGTGGATCGATCCGGGAAAATTTACCCGATCATCAAAACCATCAATGAGAAGGGTATTACCACCGTTTCCGACTCGCGGTTAAGCGAGCTTTACCAGTTTGGCAATGCATGA
- a CDS encoding ubiquitin-like protein UBact, whose product MPERTQKPPAPAPWEPKQGGGDGPRSPDVSKPDTKDLLKRMRKVDPNQSKRYRQRTGQ is encoded by the coding sequence ATGCCCGAAAGGACGCAAAAACCACCAGCACCTGCTCCTTGGGAACCAAAACAGGGGGGCGGCGACGGTCCCCGTTCGCCTGATGTTTCCAAGCCCGACACCAAAGATCTTCTCAAGCGCATGCGCAAGGTTGATCCAAACCAAAGCAAGCGCTACCGCCAACGTACCGGTCAGTAA
- a CDS encoding LysM peptidoglycan-binding domain-containing protein — MDGKSVCGWLIAIVAGASAVLAQDKGSVATRDLEAIKAQLKAQQERIDKLSQQVNKLNDAIRQQRPATPPPPPPPPPAPPAPAVAASPTPNASTNAGAAAPATVGVERALPVEPANTRTHTVARGETLTQIAKQFGVTVEDIEHLNKIGDAKKLQAGQTIKIPPPANSANPAQSPSPADQP, encoded by the coding sequence ATGGACGGCAAAAGCGTGTGCGGTTGGCTGATTGCCATCGTAGCAGGAGCGAGTGCGGTGTTGGCTCAAGACAAAGGTTCTGTTGCCACCAGGGACCTCGAAGCCATTAAGGCGCAGTTGAAGGCGCAGCAAGAACGGATCGACAAACTATCCCAGCAGGTTAACAAACTTAATGACGCGATCAGACAGCAACGGCCGGCGACCCCACCACCTCCACCTCCACCTCCGCCGGCGCCGCCCGCCCCTGCCGTCGCGGCTTCGCCCACCCCAAACGCAAGTACCAACGCCGGCGCCGCTGCGCCTGCAACGGTCGGCGTCGAAAGGGCGCTTCCAGTCGAGCCCGCCAATACGCGGACGCATACCGTGGCACGGGGTGAAACGCTGACGCAGATCGCCAAGCAGTTCGGTGTTACGGTCGAGGACATCGAGCATCTTAACAAGATCGGGGATGCCAAAAAACTGCAGGCGGGCCAGACCATCAAGATTCCGCCGCCGGCCAATTCCGCCAACCCGGCGCAGTCGCCCAGTCCGGCGGATCAACCGTGA
- the modA gene encoding molybdate ABC transporter substrate-binding protein: MIVPARTETLTVAAAADLTYCLPEVDQAFQGQHAGVEVRLSTGSSGNFFAQIQNGAPFDVFLSADLHYPQELIKSGDAIPDSVFIYGSGRLVLWTNKPQAVDLTRGLEALRDTRTVQKVAIANPEHAPYGRAAKAALQKAGLWDEIQPRLVVGENIAQTLQYVETQNADVGLVALALVLSPRLGGTGKYAEVDDRLYPPLNQAAVITRHGSEKAVAKAYLEFLRSTAARGIFDKYGFKPPVGDQPNSPR; the protein is encoded by the coding sequence ATGATCGTACCGGCGCGCACGGAGACGCTGACGGTAGCCGCAGCGGCCGATCTGACTTATTGTCTTCCGGAAGTGGACCAGGCTTTTCAGGGTCAGCATGCCGGTGTGGAGGTCCGGCTTTCCACCGGTTCCAGCGGCAACTTTTTCGCCCAGATTCAGAATGGGGCGCCTTTTGACGTTTTCCTGTCTGCCGATCTCCACTACCCGCAGGAGCTGATCAAGAGCGGAGACGCCATCCCGGACAGCGTGTTTATCTATGGATCAGGCAGATTGGTTTTGTGGACGAACAAACCGCAAGCCGTCGACCTGACGCGCGGCCTGGAGGCCCTTCGGGACACGCGCACGGTGCAGAAGGTGGCGATTGCAAACCCCGAACATGCCCCTTACGGCCGGGCGGCAAAGGCCGCGCTGCAGAAGGCCGGTCTTTGGGATGAAATTCAGCCCCGGCTGGTGGTCGGAGAAAACATCGCGCAGACGCTGCAGTACGTTGAGACGCAGAACGCCGACGTGGGCCTGGTTGCGCTTGCGCTGGTGCTTTCACCGCGGCTTGGCGGGACCGGCAAGTACGCCGAGGTAGACGACCGGCTCTATCCGCCGTTGAACCAAGCGGCCGTGATCACCCGGCATGGCTCTGAAAAAGCGGTTGCCAAAGCATACCTTGAGTTTCTCCGGTCAACGGCTGCGCGCGGCATATTCGACAAATACGGTTTCAAACCACCGGTGGGAGACCAGCCAAATTCGCCGCGATGA
- the modB gene encoding molybdate ABC transporter permease subunit, which yields MWGDLWQELGLTLRLAGITTAILVALGIPLAAWLNRRSGRFAVLLEAIVSLPIVLPPTVLGFYLLIFLAPSHFPGSIWRRWFGHPLSFSFEGIVFGSVLYSLPFAVQPFQAALRGVPATVLEAASLEASPWQVFVFVRVPLAARGLLVGATLAFAHTVGEFGVVLLVGGNIPGQTRVASIALYDAVQNLDYGMAHRFALVLLTLSLALLIVTAWMQRNGRFIE from the coding sequence ATGTGGGGAGATTTGTGGCAGGAACTCGGGTTGACCCTTCGTCTGGCGGGCATAACCACCGCCATTCTGGTTGCGCTGGGGATCCCGTTAGCCGCCTGGCTGAACCGGCGCTCCGGCCGATTTGCCGTGTTGTTGGAAGCCATCGTGAGTCTGCCGATCGTTCTTCCTCCCACCGTGCTCGGCTTTTATCTCCTGATCTTCCTGGCACCGAGCCATTTTCCGGGTTCGATCTGGCGCCGGTGGTTCGGGCATCCGCTCAGCTTCTCATTCGAAGGGATCGTGTTCGGTTCCGTGCTCTACAGCCTGCCTTTCGCGGTGCAGCCGTTTCAGGCGGCGCTCCGCGGGGTACCAGCTACGGTGCTGGAGGCGGCTTCGCTGGAGGCAAGCCCCTGGCAGGTATTCGTGTTCGTACGGGTACCGCTGGCCGCGCGCGGGCTGTTGGTCGGGGCGACTTTGGCGTTCGCGCACACCGTCGGCGAATTCGGGGTAGTCCTCCTGGTGGGCGGCAATATTCCCGGCCAAACCCGGGTGGCGTCGATTGCGCTCTACGACGCCGTACAGAACCTCGATTACGGGATGGCGCACCGCTTTGCCCTGGTCCTGCTTACACTGTCGCTGGCGCTGCTGATCGTGACGGCCTGGATGCAGCGCAACGGGCGCTTCATCGAGTGA